In Bradysia coprophila strain Holo2 unplaced genomic scaffold, BU_Bcop_v1 contig_350, whole genome shotgun sequence, a genomic segment contains:
- the LOC119080738 gene encoding uncharacterized protein LOC119080738, with the protein MVELNISKFNEQIPNNEDDESSCENDYYGSSPLKQKSLFTISGTNFNVNARPFVSRQRKSMQLIENVFNIPNIDSVSRGINLYSNPDILNRRCSSSHIRHFDQSESFDSFDRRPISSRSLSHGLHNCFDDSPRSCGPVALPNGTIQVRLRHGIRVYLTLDKSVRVTNSRHHITISLSSNGCSAAMIHPNGKVYQYGSLVEIVAYDGNETNDYVRYAKMWHKGISFTRNNCALVYLIDPAGTRTTSDSFSNMRSDHTVPVFLNESRHGPMYAKDIISLLQKSTYWCSTDGAEEFHINDFRIIQTSDGLVKVMRPSHQWLIKTSSRNSSATLTTPQIHCTASLNQNSHLFVRRLEKRMHFDGSTFVVRNESQSAGFDESDLLKVY; encoded by the exons ATGGTAGAGCTAAATATATCAAAGTTTAATGAACAAATTCCCAATAACGAAGATGATGAATCGTCCTGTGAAAATGACTACTATGGATCATCGCCTTTGAAGCAGAAATCGTTATTCACAATCTCAGGA ACAAACTTCAACGTCAATGCAAGACCGTTTGTATCTCGACAAAGAAAGAGCATgcaattgattgaaaatgtattcaatATTCCAAACATTGATTCCGTGTCTCGTGGTATAAATCTATACTCAAATCCGGATATACTAAATCGCCGTTGCAGTTCGTCTCATATTCGTCATTTTGATCAATCTGAATCTTTTGATAGTTTCGATCGTCGGCCT ATATCTTCTCGGTCTCTGTCACATGGCCTTCATAACTGCTTCGATGATTCACCACGATCATGTGGACCAGTTGCGTTACCAAATGGGACAATTCAAGTGCGCCTTAGACATGGTATCAG GGTTTATTTAACATTGGATAAATCGGTTCGAGTCACTAACAGTCGCCATCATATAACTATATCGTTGTCAAGTAATGGTTGCTCTGCTGCAATGATTCATCCTAATGGCAAAGTATATCAATATGGATCTTTAGTTGAAATAGTCGCTTATGATGGCAATGAGACCAATGATTATGT GCGATACGCGAAAATGTGGCACAAGGGAATAAGTTTCACTCGAAATAATTGTGCTTTGGTTTACTTAATCGATCCTGCCGGCACCCGCACAACAAGTGATTCGTTCTCTAACATGCGATCCGATCACACTGTTCCAGTATTTCTCAA TGAGTCAAGACACGGTCCCATGTATGCTAAGGACATTATATCTCTCCTACAAAAATCAACGTACTGGTGTTCAACGGATGGAGCCGAGGAGTTCCACATCAACGATTTTCGAATTATTCAAACGTCGGATGGTCTTGTTAA GGTGATGCGCCCGAGTCATCAGTGGTTAATAAAGACAAGTTCCAGAAACAGTTCGGCCACACTCACTACTCCACAAATTCATTGTACTGCATcgttaaatcaaaattcacaTCTATTTGTACG GCGTCTGGAGAAACGAATGCACTTTGATGGCAGTACCTTTGTGGTACGAAATGAAAGCCAATCGGCAGGTTTTGATGAAAGCGATCTGCTAAAAGTTTACTGA
- the LOC119080798 gene encoding protein LZIC-like: MPSTADSQLIQNLENQLGRLCSQLSDLEECRNDLTDDEYSSMKEETVDQIKEFTETLDRMSKSSEILTSSFSQMRKTIRQAIANSFNTIEMIKMFGEQNATEMESVLLGLDQEYRLKKIPVDEYETKKSEILMKLKNQGHPLSKEDNNFLEKRNNSFYYQMEQLPDDDHE, encoded by the exons ATGCCCTCCACGGCAGATTCTCAACTCATTCAGAACTTGGAAAATCAATTAGGTCGACTGTGTTCGCAGCTGAGTGATTTGGAGGAATGCAG GAATGACTTGACTGACGATGAATATAGTTCGATGAAGGAGGAGACCGTCGatcaaataaaagaatttaccGAAACACTTGATCGAATGAGCAAATCGTCAGAGATTTTGACCAGCAGTTTCTCTCAAATGCGAAAG ACAATACGACAGGCTATTGCGAATTCTTTCAATACAATcgaaatgataaaaatgttCGGCGAACAAAATGCTACCGAAATGGAATCGGTACTTTTGGGGCTCGATCAGGAGTATCGTTTGAAAAAGATTCCAGTGGATGAATATGAAACCAAAAAG agtgaaattttgatgaaattgaaGAACCAAGGACATCCTCTGTCGAAAGaggataacaattttttggagAAAAGGAACAACAGTTTTTATTATCAAATGGAACAATTGCCCGATGACGATCATGAGTAG